From a region of the Lactuca sativa cultivar Salinas chromosome 4, Lsat_Salinas_v11, whole genome shotgun sequence genome:
- the LOC111877087 gene encoding clavaminate synthase-like protein At3g21360, whose product MYTKINKMMKIQPAGGWPKYHSYYLKKKTSNIHQRNYIYMKHQYTKRQSSQKMVAAVTGKFFQDVKLPQQKTQDDGVLFPAVLSPNHNTDPTAVELHDFEEAIRAQKVWLESLLQKTGAILFRGFPVASPSDFDQVVKAFSYVEFPYFGGIAPRTKVVGRVYTANESPPHMGIPFHHEMSYAPDFPTKVFFYCDEEPGKGGETPIVLSHIIYEKMKEKHPEFVAQLEKHGLSYTDVINDEDDPSSFTGRNWKSKFNTDDKSIAEERAAKLGLKLEWIGNAVKLTSTPLPAIRFDKESRRKTWFNTIAVTYSDPAGKTFSSAGGKTVQIGNGDPVPDHAVEDYFKIVEEECVTIPWKKGDILLINNLMVLHGRRPLLKPPRRVLASLCK is encoded by the exons ATGTatactaaaataaacaaaatgatGAAGATACAACCAGCAGGAGGCTGGCCTAAGTACCATAGTTACTACCTAAAGAAAAAGACATCAAACATACATCAAAGGAACTATATCTATATGAAGCACCAGTATACAAAACGTCAATCTTCTCAAAAAATGGTAGCAGCTGTCACCGGAAAATTCTTCCAAGATGTAAAGTTACCTCAGCAAAAAACCCAGGACGATGGTGTTCTTTTCCCAGCGGTGTTATCCCCAAACCATAACACTGATCCTACTGCAGTTGAACTCCATGATTTTGAAGAAGCGATTAGAGCTCAGAAGGTATGGCTGGAGTCTCTTCTCCAGAAAACCGGTGCTATTCTCTTCCGAGGCTTCCCTGTCGCCTCACCTTCTGACTTCGATCAAGTTGTCAAAGCTTTCTCCTACGTTGAGTTTCCCTACTTCGGTGGCATAGCCCCTCGGACGAAGGTCGTTGGCCGTGTTTACACCGCAAATGAATCTCCTCCCCATATGGGAATTCCTTTCCATCACGAGATGTCTTAC GCTCCTGATTTCCCCACGAAGGTATTTTTCTATTGTGATGAAGAACCAGGAAAAGGGGGAGAAACTCCGATAGTTTTGAGTCATATCATATACGAAAAGATGAAAGAGAAGCACCCTGAATTTGTTGCACAACTAGAGAAGCATGGATTGTCGTATACAGACGTAATCAACGATGAAGACGATCCATCATCTTTCACCGGTCGTAACTGGAAGTCAAAATTCAACACCGATGACAAGAGTATTGCTGAGGAAAG GGCAGCAAAGCTTGGGCTAAAGCTGGAATGGATTGGGAATGCTGTTAAACTTACATCAACTCCACTGCCAGCCATCAGGTTTGACAAAGAGAGTCGCCGGAAAACATGGTTCAACACTATTGCAGTTACTTATAGTGACCCTGCGGGCAAAACGTTTAGTAGCGCGGGGGGTAAAACCGTGCAGATCGGTAATGGCGACCCTGTGCCTGATCATGCTGTGGAAGACTACTTCAAGATTGTGGAAGAAGAGTGTGTTACCATACCATGGAAGAAAGGCGATATTCTGCTTATTAATAATTTGATGGTTCTACATGGCCGGAGACCACTACTAAAGCCGCCACGTCGTGTTCTGGCTTCCCTTTGCAAGTGA